In Caproicibacterium amylolyticum, a genomic segment contains:
- a CDS encoding KH domain-containing protein encodes MEELLISIAQGLVEDPTAVTVTVDEPAEDGTVTYHLHVAENDMGRVIGKQGRIAKAIRVVMRAAATRQDTKVSVEID; translated from the coding sequence ATGGAAGAACTCTTGATCTCCATTGCGCAGGGGCTGGTTGAAGACCCTACGGCTGTAACTGTTACCGTGGATGAGCCTGCCGAAGATGGCACAGTCACTTATCACCTGCATGTTGCAGAAAATGATATGGGGCGTGTAATCGGTAAGCAGGGAAGAATTGCAAAGGCCATCCGTGTGGTTATGCGTGCAGCAGCCACCCGGCAGGACACCAAGGTGTCCGTGGAAATAGACTGA
- the rpsP gene encoding 30S ribosomal protein S16, whose protein sequence is MAVKIRLRRMGAKKNPFYRIVVADSRDPRDGRFIEEIGYYNPLKEPAEVKVDAEKVQTWIKNGAQPTDTVKRLFKQNGVL, encoded by the coding sequence ATGGCAGTTAAGATTCGTCTGCGCCGCATGGGCGCAAAGAAAAATCCGTTTTATCGTATTGTAGTCGCTGATTCCCGTGACCCGCGCGACGGCCGCTTCATTGAGGAAATCGGCTATTACAATCCGCTGAAGGAGCCTGCGGAAGTTAAGGTTGACGCTGAAAAAGTTCAGACTTGGATTAAAAACGGCGCACAACCGACCGATACCGTAAAGCGCCTTTTCAAACAGAACGGTGTTCTCTGA
- a CDS encoding NAD(P)/FAD-dependent oxidoreductase — protein MKQVIIIGAGPAGLTAAHELLSRAGKDCAVTILEESEEVGGISRTVRWHGNRMDIGGHRFFSKEERVNRWWAQRMPAQGSLPYDDKVLGRISPVSKGGPNPETENRVMLTRRRVSRIYYNRKFFDYPITMKLQTFRNLGLASTAKAGCSYLASCVRKLPETSLENFYINRFGKTLYGMFFEGYTEKLWGRHPRDISADWGSQRVKGLSVSAVLKDMLKKATGRKNDKTETSLIEQFQYPKFGPGQLWEETTAEISAMGGVLRKGCCVKQIHTSGSRITSVTVQTENGAEEIRGDYFLSSMPIKDLVGGMPQVPENIAKIAAGLPYRDFVTVGLLVKKLNLKNETEIRTLGNIVPDCWIYIQDTNVRLGRLQIFNNWSPYMVAKPDETVWIGLEYFCTEGDSFWNMTDQQCTAFAAGELVRMGILSSPGDVLDSHRERVKKAYPAYFDTYAQMDELTAYLNQFENLFCIGRNGQHRYNNMDHSMMTAFLAADSILTGSTDKEAIWNVNTEKDYQEEKKTEQ, from the coding sequence ATGAAGCAAGTCATTATCATTGGTGCCGGCCCCGCTGGACTTACGGCTGCACACGAACTGCTCTCCCGTGCCGGCAAAGACTGCGCAGTAACGATTTTGGAGGAAAGCGAAGAAGTTGGCGGCATCTCCCGTACCGTGCGCTGGCATGGTAACCGGATGGACATCGGCGGCCACCGGTTCTTTTCCAAAGAAGAACGTGTCAATCGCTGGTGGGCACAGCGTATGCCTGCGCAGGGTTCCCTGCCCTACGACGACAAGGTGCTTGGCCGCATCAGTCCTGTGTCAAAAGGCGGCCCAAACCCAGAAACCGAGAACCGCGTCATGCTGACGCGCAGGCGCGTTTCCCGTATCTACTACAACCGGAAATTTTTTGACTATCCCATTACCATGAAACTGCAGACCTTCCGCAATCTTGGACTTGCCTCCACTGCAAAGGCAGGCTGCAGCTACCTTGCCTCCTGTGTACGGAAGCTGCCGGAAACCAGCTTGGAAAATTTCTATATTAACCGGTTTGGCAAAACACTTTACGGCATGTTTTTTGAAGGTTACACCGAAAAACTCTGGGGACGCCATCCCCGCGACATTTCCGCTGACTGGGGCTCCCAGCGTGTAAAGGGGCTGTCTGTCTCCGCCGTGCTGAAAGATATGCTGAAAAAGGCCACCGGCCGAAAAAATGATAAGACCGAAACTTCCCTGATTGAACAGTTCCAGTACCCGAAATTTGGCCCCGGTCAGCTTTGGGAGGAAACCACAGCGGAAATTTCCGCGATGGGCGGTGTTCTGCGCAAAGGCTGCTGCGTCAAGCAGATTCACACAAGTGGCAGCCGCATCACTTCCGTTACCGTACAGACTGAAAATGGCGCCGAAGAAATCCGTGGCGATTACTTCCTGTCCTCCATGCCAATTAAAGACCTTGTTGGCGGAATGCCGCAGGTTCCCGAAAACATTGCCAAAATTGCAGCGGGTCTGCCGTACCGTGATTTTGTTACAGTTGGTCTGCTTGTTAAAAAACTAAACCTGAAAAACGAAACCGAAATCCGCACACTCGGCAACATTGTGCCGGACTGCTGGATCTACATTCAGGACACCAACGTGCGTCTTGGCCGACTGCAGATTTTTAACAACTGGTCACCTTATATGGTTGCCAAACCGGATGAAACCGTTTGGATTGGTTTAGAATATTTCTGCACAGAGGGCGACAGCTTTTGGAACATGACCGACCAGCAGTGCACCGCATTTGCTGCGGGAGAGCTGGTACGTATGGGTATCCTCTCCTCCCCAGGCGATGTTCTGGATTCTCACCGTGAGCGTGTAAAGAAAGCCTATCCGGCTTACTTTGACACCTACGCCCAAATGGACGAACTTACCGCATATCTGAATCAATTTGAAAATCTGTTCTGCATTGGCCGCAACGGTCAGCACCGCTACAACAACATGGACCACTCCATGATGACCGCTTTCCTTGCAGCTGACAGCATTCTTACCGGCAGCACCGATAAGGAAGCTATTTGGAACGTCAATACAGAAAAGGATTATCAGGAAGAAAAGAAAACTGAGCAGTAA
- the rimM gene encoding ribosome maturation factor RimM (Essential for efficient processing of 16S rRNA): protein MKAEYLEAGRIVGTHGVRGELRLEPWCDSAEFLKQFQTLYWEKEKTAVKVLSARVHKSLLLVTLEGISTVEQADALRGRILCFRRDDAALPEGAYFQQDLIGLSVRNSQDGELYGTLTAVYGTGANDVYEITDKTGKTTLIPAVPQVVHRISLEENTVEIEPLEGMFNAD from the coding sequence ATGAAAGCAGAGTATCTGGAAGCCGGACGGATTGTGGGTACCCATGGGGTTCGCGGGGAACTGCGGCTTGAGCCGTGGTGTGACTCTGCGGAATTCCTCAAGCAGTTTCAAACTCTGTACTGGGAAAAAGAGAAAACCGCAGTTAAGGTGCTTTCGGCCCGTGTGCATAAAAGTCTGCTGTTGGTCACACTGGAGGGCATTTCAACGGTGGAGCAGGCGGATGCGCTGCGCGGCCGGATATTGTGCTTTCGCCGGGATGATGCCGCGCTGCCGGAGGGAGCCTATTTTCAGCAGGACTTAATCGGTTTATCCGTGCGCAATTCGCAGGATGGTGAACTGTACGGTACTTTAACAGCTGTGTACGGCACAGGTGCCAATGATGTCTATGAAATTACAGATAAAACTGGAAAAACAACGTTGATTCCCGCAGTCCCGCAGGTTGTGCACCGCATTTCTCTGGAGGAAAACACAGTGGAAATTGAGCCATTGGAGGGTATGTTCAATGCGGATTGA
- the uvrC gene encoding excinuclease ABC subunit UvrC produces the protein MISEEKRRELRKKAMNLPLHPGVYIMHDKSGEIIYIGKAKALKNRVSQYFGSEKNHEEKVRQMVAHVDWFEYILTDSEFEALVLEASLIKQHTPKYNILLKDDKGYHYIKITNEAWPRLSQAKQIADDDAKYLGPYVSSWATKESVDEALKIFRLPDCTRRFPQDIGKKRPCLNYYIQQCCAPCLGKITESEYRELIDEAVDFVQGGSAASVKKLEQKMLEASENLQFERAARLRDRLQAIKRMADRQKVVANSIPEQDVIALAQGPSAACFQVFRYQDARLCDRESFPMGPVGEPESARSEFIERYYSIRDRIPPRVMLDAPAENMVLLEQWLSAKAGRVVHLVVPQKGEQAKLAEMVRSNAAEQVAQTTGRTGRETSALDELGRLLGLQNPPQYIESYDISNLAGEDNVAGMVVFENGRPLKSAYRKFKIKTVEGQDDYGSMNEVLTRRFQEYEQHKDENEGFGRLPDLILLDGGKGQVSAVRPVLEHFKLQIPLFGMVKDNSHRTRAITGDGGEIAINSHRAAFTLVSSIQDEVHRWAIGYHRQSRKKHAFASSLTQIEGIGEKRAKALLHHFRTITAIREATLEELAFAPDMTRPAAQEVYDYFHEIEK, from the coding sequence ATGATCAGTGAGGAAAAGCGGCGGGAACTGCGCAAAAAAGCAATGAATCTGCCGCTGCATCCCGGTGTCTACATCATGCATGACAAAAGCGGCGAGATTATTTATATCGGCAAGGCTAAAGCATTGAAAAACCGTGTCAGCCAGTATTTCGGCAGTGAAAAGAACCATGAGGAAAAAGTACGCCAGATGGTTGCCCATGTGGATTGGTTTGAATATATTTTGACAGACAGTGAGTTTGAAGCACTGGTGCTGGAAGCAAGCTTGATTAAACAGCATACGCCAAAGTATAATATTCTGCTGAAAGACGACAAAGGTTATCATTATATTAAAATTACCAATGAAGCGTGGCCGCGGCTTTCGCAGGCGAAGCAGATTGCGGACGACGATGCGAAATACTTGGGGCCTTATGTCAGTTCCTGGGCAACGAAAGAGAGCGTGGATGAAGCACTGAAAATTTTCCGTTTGCCGGACTGCACCCGCCGCTTCCCACAGGATATCGGGAAAAAGCGACCTTGCCTGAACTATTATATCCAGCAGTGCTGTGCTCCTTGCCTTGGAAAAATCACAGAGTCCGAATATCGGGAGCTGATTGATGAAGCGGTTGACTTTGTGCAGGGCGGCAGTGCCGCTTCTGTGAAGAAGCTGGAACAGAAAATGCTGGAAGCCAGCGAAAATCTTCAGTTTGAGCGTGCGGCACGCCTGCGTGACCGACTTCAGGCGATTAAACGCATGGCGGACCGGCAAAAAGTTGTTGCCAATTCTATACCGGAACAGGATGTGATTGCGCTGGCGCAGGGACCGTCCGCTGCCTGTTTTCAGGTGTTTCGATATCAGGATGCACGGCTTTGCGACCGCGAGAGCTTTCCGATGGGGCCGGTCGGTGAGCCGGAGAGCGCACGAAGTGAATTCATTGAGCGGTACTATTCAATTCGTGACCGAATTCCGCCGCGAGTGATGCTGGACGCACCGGCGGAGAATATGGTTTTGCTGGAGCAGTGGCTTTCTGCCAAAGCCGGCCGTGTGGTACATTTGGTAGTGCCGCAGAAAGGCGAGCAGGCAAAGCTTGCTGAAATGGTGCGCAGCAATGCTGCGGAGCAAGTGGCTCAAACTACCGGGCGTACAGGTCGGGAAACCAGTGCACTGGACGAGCTTGGGCGGCTGCTGGGGCTGCAGAATCCGCCGCAGTATATTGAATCTTATGATATTTCCAATTTAGCCGGTGAAGATAATGTAGCCGGTATGGTTGTTTTTGAAAACGGCCGTCCGCTGAAATCCGCCTACCGGAAATTCAAAATCAAAACCGTTGAGGGGCAGGATGACTACGGCTCTATGAATGAAGTGCTGACGCGCCGCTTTCAGGAGTATGAGCAGCACAAGGACGAAAACGAAGGCTTCGGACGCCTGCCGGATTTGATTTTGCTGGACGGTGGCAAGGGGCAGGTCAGCGCGGTGCGCCCTGTACTGGAACACTTTAAGCTGCAGATCCCGCTGTTTGGTATGGTGAAGGACAATAGCCACCGCACGCGGGCCATCACCGGCGATGGTGGGGAAATTGCCATCAATTCACACCGGGCGGCGTTTACGTTGGTTTCCAGTATTCAGGACGAAGTGCACCGCTGGGCAATCGGGTATCACCGGCAGAGCAGGAAGAAACACGCTTTTGCTTCTTCACTTACACAGATTGAGGGAATCGGAGAAAAACGCGCAAAAGCGCTGCTGCATCATTTTCGCACAATAACGGCTATTCGGGAAGCAACACTGGAAGAACTTGCGTTTGCGCCGGACATGACCCGCCCGGCAGCACAGGAAGTTTATGATTACTTCCACGAAATCGAAAAATAA
- a CDS encoding HPr family phosphocarrier protein, producing MCVKEVLVQNQVGLHARPATFFIQKANEYKSSIWVEKEERRVNAKSLLGVLSLGIVGGTTIRIIADGSDEEDAVNSLVELVKSGFAE from the coding sequence ATGTGTGTTAAAGAAGTTTTAGTTCAGAATCAGGTTGGCCTGCATGCTCGTCCGGCTACTTTCTTCATTCAGAAAGCCAACGAGTACAAATCCTCTATCTGGGTTGAAAAAGAAGAGCGCCGCGTTAATGCAAAGAGCTTGCTCGGTGTCCTTTCCCTGGGCATTGTTGGCGGTACTACCATCCGCATTATTGCGGACGGTTCTGACGAGGAAGATGCTGTGAACAGCCTTGTTGAATTGGTTAAGTCTGGTTTTGCTGAGTAA
- the trmD gene encoding tRNA (guanosine(37)-N1)-methyltransferase TrmD: protein MRIDLITLFPEMCEAVLAESIVGRGRKRGAVQIVPHQLRTYAHDKHSTVDDTVFGGGKGMLLIAEPIAACFDDLTRTLGKKPHIVFMSPQGRPLNQPLLKELNQYENLCILCGHYEGVDERVLEQYVDEEVSLGDFVLTGGELPALCLIDSLARLQPGVLAADECFVEESHYNGLLEYPQYSRPQVWRGKSVPPELMTGHHANIARWRRQQSLLRTLRKRPDMLEKALLTDEDRTFLMRYRDNSENDTST from the coding sequence ATGCGGATTGACCTGATTACACTCTTTCCGGAAATGTGTGAAGCTGTGCTGGCGGAAAGCATTGTCGGCCGTGGCAGAAAGCGCGGGGCGGTGCAGATTGTGCCGCATCAGCTGCGTACCTATGCGCATGACAAACACAGTACGGTGGATGATACGGTTTTTGGCGGCGGCAAGGGCATGCTGCTCATTGCGGAACCGATTGCGGCCTGCTTCGATGACCTTACCAGAACACTTGGGAAAAAACCGCATATTGTTTTTATGAGTCCACAGGGAAGACCTTTAAATCAGCCGCTGCTCAAAGAATTGAATCAGTACGAAAATCTCTGCATCCTCTGCGGACATTATGAGGGTGTGGATGAACGGGTTCTGGAACAGTATGTAGATGAGGAAGTTTCACTTGGCGACTTTGTGCTGACCGGCGGCGAACTGCCGGCACTCTGCCTAATTGATTCCCTTGCACGCCTGCAGCCGGGCGTGCTGGCCGCAGACGAGTGCTTTGTTGAGGAAAGCCATTACAATGGGCTGCTGGAATATCCGCAGTACAGCCGCCCGCAGGTCTGGCGCGGTAAAAGTGTGCCGCCGGAGCTGATGACCGGGCATCACGCCAATATTGCTCGCTGGCGGCGGCAGCAGAGCCTGCTGCGCACCCTCCGGAAACGTCCGGATATGCTGGAAAAGGCACTGCTTACAGATGAAGACCGGACATTTTTAATGCGTTATAGGGATAACAGCGAAAACGATACCAGTACGTGA
- the ffh gene encoding signal recognition particle protein: MAFESLSDKLSAAFKRLKSKGKLTEDDVKTAMREVRLALLEADVNYKVAKEFTKKISDRAIGSEVMESLTPGQMVVKIVNEELTELMGGGEARLKMPSSGPCIVMLCGLQGAGKTTHAAKLGRLLKKQGHRPMLVACDVYRPAAVKQLQIIGEQAGVPVFEEGQGNPIQISKDAVRHARDYGNDIVLIDTAGRLQIDDKLMDELKNIKEAVQPSEILLVVDSMTGQEAVNVSKIFDEKLEITGVILTKLDGDTRGGAALSVKAVTGKPIKYAGIGEKLDDIEVFHPDRMASRILGMGDVLTLIEDAQTKLDEKEAEKTAKRMLQNKLDFNDLLAQFDQIKKMGPMRGILEKIGMDTRKLSDDQLNDRLVDRQKAIILSMTSEEREKPATINPSRKRRIAAGSGTKVEDVNKLLKSMEQMQKMMKMMKGKKGKRRFMPPMGGMPGGMPGGMPF; the protein is encoded by the coding sequence ATGGCATTTGAAAGCCTTTCAGACAAACTTTCCGCTGCTTTCAAGCGGCTGAAAAGCAAGGGCAAGCTGACGGAAGATGATGTGAAGACTGCAATGCGTGAGGTGCGTCTTGCGCTGCTGGAAGCGGATGTAAACTACAAAGTTGCAAAAGAGTTTACCAAGAAAATCAGCGATCGGGCCATTGGCAGCGAGGTCATGGAAAGCCTGACTCCCGGTCAGATGGTTGTTAAAATCGTCAATGAGGAACTTACTGAGCTGATGGGCGGCGGAGAAGCCCGCCTGAAAATGCCTTCTTCCGGACCGTGTATCGTGATGCTCTGCGGCCTGCAGGGCGCCGGCAAAACGACCCATGCTGCAAAGCTGGGCCGCCTGCTGAAAAAGCAGGGGCACCGCCCGATGCTTGTGGCGTGCGATGTGTACCGTCCGGCAGCTGTTAAGCAGCTGCAGATTATTGGCGAGCAGGCGGGGGTGCCTGTCTTTGAAGAAGGGCAGGGCAATCCGATTCAGATCAGCAAAGATGCAGTTCGGCATGCCAGGGATTATGGCAATGATATTGTGCTGATTGATACCGCCGGCCGTCTGCAGATTGATGACAAGCTGATGGATGAGCTGAAAAACATCAAAGAAGCGGTGCAGCCGAGCGAAATCCTGTTGGTTGTGGACAGCATGACCGGTCAGGAAGCGGTGAATGTTTCTAAGATTTTTGATGAAAAGTTGGAAATCACCGGTGTAATCCTGACAAAACTGGATGGCGACACCCGCGGCGGTGCGGCATTGTCTGTTAAGGCGGTTACCGGCAAGCCGATTAAATATGCCGGTATCGGTGAGAAACTGGATGATATTGAAGTTTTTCATCCGGATCGCATGGCGTCCCGTATCCTTGGTATGGGTGATGTGCTGACGCTGATTGAGGATGCACAGACCAAGCTGGACGAAAAGGAAGCCGAAAAGACCGCCAAGCGCATGCTGCAGAACAAGCTTGATTTTAACGACTTGCTTGCACAGTTCGATCAAATCAAAAAGATGGGGCCAATGCGCGGTATCCTTGAAAAAATTGGTATGGACACCCGCAAACTGAGTGATGACCAGCTGAATGACCGGTTGGTCGACCGCCAGAAAGCCATTATCCTTTCTATGACTTCGGAAGAACGCGAAAAGCCTGCAACAATCAATCCTTCCCGCAAACGCCGCATAGCGGCCGGCAGTGGTACCAAGGTCGAGGATGTGAACAAACTGCTCAAATCGATGGAGCAGATGCAGAAAATGATGAAGATGATGAAGGGAAAAAAGGGCAAGCGCCGCTTTATGCCGCCAATGGGCGGCATGCCCGGTGGTATGCCTGGCGGAATGCCGTTTTAA
- a CDS encoding DUF6774 domain-containing protein has protein sequence MNPCSLTVGVSAFAAVISEKLSDEELAVAAAAFVQLGDSLATIAAQRACICAKASSKPAAVEVLPD, from the coding sequence ATGAATCCATGTTCACTGACAGTTGGGGTTTCAGCATTTGCTGCGGTGATTTCCGAGAAATTGAGTGATGAAGAATTGGCGGTAGCAGCAGCCGCTTTCGTACAACTGGGGGATTCGCTTGCAACGATTGCGGCACAGCGGGCGTGTATTTGTGCAAAAGCGTCTTCAAAACCAGCAGCAGTCGAAGTTCTGCCGGACTGA
- a CDS encoding ArnT family glycosyltransferase, with translation MHEREKWERCLLHPYLLLILGCLLLYILFPQGNTNNVLDARTNGCLAALLVSGCICLYLWRQPAKKKQVTENLHFDSIQVLICICIAVCAGCLFFIYCSSQYQLEMLALLVLLTLAGIGIWLQISHRLTARRACMLLGAAALVLRAVYILYTSYLTRQHDVYPVNQSLGHQAYILYFVNHNFALPDFDPTSVWEFYHPPLHYFLSALWVKLQMLFGTDTAVAIENVQFLTLFYSCAAVLVCYRILRALHFDGSALTACFAILCFHPSLILLAGSINNDMLCILLSLAAILYAIRWYQNPTLKNILLLAACIGLAMMSKSSGVLVAPAVAVVFLIKLLKTKTERKALWQQFGAFLAVCAPLGLWWTVYCKLRFGVPVGALTALTPDNPQYIGGFSISQRFFGIDWQHLSVFENWDWQNHVFEYNLLFAMLKTSLFDEAKLFTEGAGLFCAQTLFWSNLLLMAASLVCMAVTVVFAVRGSETTLLRQKKYLHRNDEEFLSYTVRMEPYKLEPRKTRIMVLFFAVLYITFLGFYVWFCFSQPYACTQSFRYIIPTVLIGAAGVGSVLERTRLVPTRGRKIITWALSLLCTVFCFFSTVVYLLAGAFPAQ, from the coding sequence ATGCATGAACGTGAAAAATGGGAAAGGTGCCTGTTGCACCCCTATCTTCTCCTGATACTCGGCTGCCTGCTGCTCTATATTCTATTTCCGCAGGGCAATACGAACAATGTGCTGGATGCCCGCACAAACGGCTGTTTGGCAGCCCTGCTTGTTAGCGGCTGCATCTGTTTGTATCTCTGGCGGCAGCCCGCCAAAAAGAAACAAGTCACTGAAAATCTGCATTTTGACTCCATACAGGTTCTGATTTGCATTTGTATCGCTGTCTGCGCAGGCTGCTTGTTTTTCATTTACTGCAGCAGTCAATATCAGCTGGAAATGCTTGCACTGCTTGTACTGCTCACATTAGCCGGCATTGGCATCTGGCTGCAGATTTCTCACCGGCTGACTGCCCGCCGCGCCTGCATGCTGCTGGGGGCGGCTGCACTGGTGCTCCGTGCGGTATACATCCTTTATACTTCCTACCTGACACGGCAGCATGACGTTTACCCGGTCAATCAATCTTTGGGGCATCAGGCCTATATTCTGTATTTTGTGAACCACAACTTTGCTCTGCCGGACTTTGACCCCACCTCTGTCTGGGAATTTTACCATCCCCCACTGCACTATTTCCTCAGTGCTTTGTGGGTAAAGCTGCAAATGCTGTTTGGAACAGACACCGCTGTGGCGATTGAAAATGTCCAGTTCCTGACGCTGTTCTACTCCTGCGCAGCCGTCCTTGTCTGTTATCGGATTCTGCGTGCGCTGCACTTTGACGGCAGTGCGCTGACCGCTTGCTTTGCTATTCTCTGCTTCCACCCATCCCTGATCCTGCTTGCAGGCAGCATCAACAATGATATGCTGTGCATTCTGCTTTCTCTGGCTGCGATTCTGTACGCCATCCGCTGGTACCAGAATCCCACTCTAAAAAACATTCTTCTGCTAGCTGCCTGCATCGGGCTCGCCATGATGTCCAAATCCTCCGGTGTTTTAGTTGCCCCAGCGGTGGCAGTCGTTTTCCTTATAAAGCTGCTGAAAACAAAAACAGAGCGCAAAGCGCTCTGGCAGCAATTCGGTGCATTTCTGGCGGTTTGCGCACCGCTCGGCCTGTGGTGGACTGTTTACTGCAAGCTGCGCTTCGGTGTGCCGGTGGGTGCTTTGACTGCCCTGACGCCGGACAATCCACAGTATATCGGCGGATTTAGTATTTCACAGCGCTTCTTTGGCATTGATTGGCAACATCTTTCCGTATTTGAAAATTGGGATTGGCAAAACCATGTTTTTGAGTACAACCTTTTGTTTGCCATGCTAAAGACTTCTCTATTTGATGAAGCAAAGCTCTTTACAGAAGGAGCAGGCCTGTTCTGCGCGCAAACACTGTTTTGGAGCAACTTGCTGCTGATGGCCGCCTCATTGGTTTGTATGGCAGTAACCGTTGTATTTGCGGTGCGCGGCAGCGAAACCACACTGTTGCGGCAGAAAAAGTATCTGCATCGAAATGACGAAGAATTTCTGTCCTATACAGTTCGAATGGAGCCATACAAACTGGAGCCGCGCAAAACACGCATTATGGTACTTTTCTTTGCCGTGCTGTATATCACTTTTCTTGGCTTCTACGTTTGGTTCTGCTTCTCACAGCCATATGCCTGTACACAAAGTTTTCGCTACATTATTCCGACCGTGCTTATTGGTGCGGCAGGAGTCGGCTCTGTGCTGGAGCGCACCCGCCTGGTTCCTACACGCGGCAGAAAGATAATTACATGGGCGCTTTCCCTGCTCTGCACAGTCTTCTGCTTTTTCAGTACGGTGGTTTACCTGCTTGCAGGCGCTTTTCCCGCTCAGTAA
- the rsmD gene encoding 16S rRNA (guanine(966)-N(2))-methyltransferase RsmD, with protein sequence MRVITGTARGRRLTTREGSETRPTPERVKEAIFSIIQFQVEGRRVLDAFAGSGQLGIEALSRGAAYADFLDSSKESVNVIQKNLEATGLAQRAAVHQTDALLFLQRKAIPYDLCFLDPPYRTGLLQQALPLCAAVMNPGGVIFCEHPDDETMPDCAGDFVKNRTYRYGKIMVTTFVHKDVSK encoded by the coding sequence ATGCGTGTAATCACCGGTACAGCCAGGGGCCGCCGCCTCACTACACGGGAAGGTTCTGAAACACGTCCCACACCGGAGCGCGTAAAGGAAGCCATCTTCAGCATCATTCAATTTCAGGTGGAGGGCCGCCGGGTGCTGGATGCTTTTGCAGGTTCCGGTCAGTTAGGCATTGAGGCACTCAGCCGCGGTGCTGCCTATGCGGATTTTCTGGACAGCAGCAAGGAAAGCGTCAATGTTATTCAAAAAAATTTGGAGGCTACCGGACTTGCACAACGGGCTGCTGTGCACCAAACGGACGCACTGCTTTTTTTACAGCGCAAAGCGATACCTTATGACCTCTGTTTTTTAGACCCGCCTTACCGGACCGGACTGCTGCAGCAGGCACTGCCGCTTTGCGCGGCGGTGATGAATCCCGGCGGTGTGATTTTTTGCGAACATCCTGATGATGAAACGATGCCGGACTGCGCTGGTGATTTTGTAAAAAATCGCACGTACCGATACGGTAAGATTATGGTTACTACCTTCGTGCATAAGGATGTGTCAAAGTGA
- the ylxM gene encoding YlxM family DNA-binding protein, translating to MAKDFEISLLLDYYGSMLTEKQRDVISCYYNDDLSLSEIAQNEGITRQGVRDAIKRGETQLKEMEENLGLLQKSKARAAAFSQIRQYAEHIRDYNSRFVYDKSITEQIENLLKILNKLESAD from the coding sequence TTGGCAAAGGATTTTGAAATTTCTCTGTTATTGGATTACTATGGTTCCATGCTTACGGAAAAACAGCGAGATGTCATTTCATGTTATTATAATGATGATCTTTCCCTTTCGGAAATTGCCCAGAATGAAGGCATTACCCGGCAGGGTGTGCGCGACGCGATTAAACGCGGAGAAACACAGTTGAAAGAAATGGAAGAAAATCTCGGCCTGCTGCAGAAATCCAAAGCACGTGCTGCTGCATTTTCGCAGATTCGCCAGTATGCGGAGCATATCCGCGACTACAACAGCCGCTTTGTTTATGACAAGTCCATTACGGAACAGATTGAGAACCTGCTGAAGATTCTTAACAAACTGGAATCGGCAGATTGA